The Dehalobacter sp. DCM sequence ATAGTATTGAAGTAAATCACTGATAAATAAGCAATATATCCCATAATATGCTAAGAAACAGAACTTTTTTTCTTGTGTTCGCCAGATCATTGGAATATTTAACGACTAATATTATACCGTTTGGTATTCGTGATTTATGACGGCGCATATTTCCCTTATATTTATATTTCGGAGAATTTATACATTTATTATATGCTCAGCGGTACGTTTTTGTGGCTTGAATCGCTTATCTTGGGGGCGTATATCCTCGGATGGACGCTGTTGGTGATAGTTATAGGCGAGGATAATTTAAGAAAACGGAACAATATAAGGGTTAATAATACTCTTGTTACTGTGACAGAAGAAAAGTATGGAGGTCGATTGTTATGAAAATGAGAAACATGATGATAGCCACGGTAATCATTCTGATGATGGCGATTACGGGGTGCCAGAAAAACACAGAACCGGCGCCAAATCCAAATCCTGAGCCGACTCCGGCACCCGAAACAATGAATCTGGCAGTTTATTATCTCAAAGAAAGCAATAATGAGATCTACTTGGTCAGAGAGGTTCATACTGTCGAAAAAAGTGAAGGTGTTGCACGGGCTGCTTTAAACGAGCTGGTCAGCGGGACACCGCTTACGTCCGGTGCTTATAACGTGCTTCCGGCAAATACCCAGATTCTGGATATTACGATTGAAAAGGGTTTAGCGACCGTCGATTTTTCAGAAGAGGTCCTGCATGCCAATGTCGGAGCAAGCGGAGAAGCCCTGGGGATTGCCAGCATCGTCAATACATTGACCGAGTTTTCGACGATTCAAAAGGTTCGGTTTACTGTGAAAGGCAGTGCGGAAAAAGGCATGGACTGGTGGGGACATGTCGGACTTTATGAACAGCCATTTTCACGCGACCTGAGTTCGGTCAATGAACCGCTGATATGGGTAACGGAACCGACAGCAGAACAGGCCATCACGAGCCCATTGACAATTAAGGGGAATGCTAAAATTTTTGAAGCGGTTGTCAGTTATCGGCTGAAGGATTCAACTGGGAAGATTCTGGCGCAAGGGCATACGATGGCATCCGCCGGCGCTCCCGAGCGGGGTGACTTTAAGGCGACGTTGACATTTACGCCTATATCCACGGGTAAAGGAGTGCTTGAGGTCTTTGAGTCCAGTGCGAAAGATGGTAGCGATGTTAATAAGGTGACGATCCCGGTTACCTGGTGATTCTTTAAGAATTCACTCCGCACTCCAACCAATTGTGGTGATATCCTGGATAGGAGCGGTATAAAATATTAGGCGTATAATTCTAAATAGTATGAATATTTGTGCAACATTGTCTGTGAGATGATATAATAGAATAAAAACGTAAGAATTGTCGGTTTTGAGAGGAGTTGTTTTTTGATGCCGAGAGTATTTCTCAATAACAAATACTGGCTGAGAGGCGGCCGCTTAAACCAGAAACGTCATTTAGACATGACAGAGGAAGAAAAATCGCAAATTGCACGGTGTCTTACACATCCTCCAAAGAAAACGCCCAACCGGTCTCGTTACGGTTGGGCGTTTCAGATACGGGTTTCTATATCGTCAGATAGAGTTTCCGCCAATGCAGAAACATGGCTATAACAACCCAAAAGCCTGTGTATAGGCAGATAAATGCTAACTGGGGATTTGTACTCCAACTATTTACCCAATCGTAAATTATTTGGAATAGTGTCACGGATTGGCTGTGGATGGTTACGTTAACATGACGCACAACGGAATAAAGCATGGATGAGCCAAAGTAAATAAGAATGGCATTTCGGCCGATTGAGTCAAACGGATAATAAAACGGCGCCGAGATTTTGTCGATAACCGGTATTCGTGTATCCCATAATAGGTGGGAAATAGCCAAAACCATAATCGAACAGCCTGAAGTCAGGGTGACAAAGGAAGGTGTCCATAGGCGTTTGTTGATAGGGATGAAGTGGGCGAGGACAACCGTCAGGGCTAGGAGAAAAACACCGAGAGCCAGTATTTTGAGAAAGCCCCACTGAATAGAATCTCTTTTTAAAAATACACCGGCAGTAAAACCAAAAAGAGAGCTGGCCATTGCTGAAAATAGGGTGCATACCCCTTCGGGATCGTAACCCATTCGCCCCTGGGCGTAGATATGATTATTCGTAAAAATTAGCGGGTCAAGCATACCGGACAGGTTATTTCCGGGGATGGGCAGACCTCCCGGTATGTCGCGGCTGGTATAGATCAGGAGGATAAGATAAACAGCAAGAATTACTATGCCGGCGCTAAAAGGCCAGATCCATCTTCCGGATACTCTGGTTATAATCACAGTAAGCAGGCCGGTAACCGCAAGGACTTGCAGAACACCGGTAAAGCGCAGTGTAGAAAAGCTAAAGTTCCACGTTACGAGAAGATTAAAGAGCAAACCAATGAGAATAAGAAGCAAAAAACGCCGGACTAAGCGAAGCCACGGCACTTTTTTACTATAAGCGATGGCCATGGCCGTACCGGATAAGGTCACAAAGGATGGAAAGGCAAAGTCGATGAGATGATAGCCGTTCCAGATAGCGTGTTTGACATAGAGAGCGTATAGCGGGCCTTCCGGTACAAAGGTTAAAAATACCAGCAAAACGGATAAAGCCCGGGCAAAATCCAGGGCCTTGATCCTATTGGGGCTTTTTTTCTTCATAGAGAACTTTCCTTTCTGATTCTGCAAGTTCATTGTGTTTTCAGACGGATCTATTGTTCTAATTTAATCCAATGGGTTTCTTTATGACCAGCCGCAAAATCAAAGGCAGTTTTTGTTGATAGTATACCAACGCTGTACCGTCCCTCCTCAGGATTCCAGACATGATACGCGTTTAAGGCGGCTTCGTATTTTGCTTTATCCTCATTAGAGGTGATTGCTGTAATTGAGGCATCGGGGTGTTGATCCCAGTGCAGCAAAAATACAATATATCGCGCATCCGCCACGGAATCCGTAACTTGAAGTTCACGTAGCGCCGTGCCGGCTGCCCGATGATCCGGGTGTGTATCATCCCAGGTCATCGTTTGATGAAGAGCGCGTGGATACATTGCTTCAAAGGAAAGAATAATATCTTTTACATCCTCAGACGACACCTGGCCGTCAGGAAGATCGTTCAAATAGATATTATAGGGCTTGATACCGAGATTAGCGGCGGATTCGCGGATATCCATCAGGCGTGACTCGCCAAGCTCGTCGCGTGTCAGCGGGGCAAGGCCCTGAAGTGATAATTTCTCGCTAACTACATTCAATGTTGCACTGGCCGTACCCTTTGTAAGCAAGACGAGGATAACCGGATCGAAGTGCTTTTGCGCTTCGATAATCGCGGCTCCCATGTTTAAAACTTCATCGTCAGGATGAGGAACATAGAAAATACAAGCCTGAGTTGGTGTGTCAGGCTTTGCCGGTTCATCGGAGGGCACTTCGGGTTTTGAAGGCTCTACTGGTATAGCCGGTTCCGTTGGGGTAACGGGGTTCGTTCCATACGATATTGCCCATATGACACCAAGGACGGTAACTAAAACCGCGATAAACAGAATAGGTAGCAGAAACTGTTTCTTCATAATAGCAAGTCATCCTTTATACGTACTGTTAATTAATTCTAATTTGTTTTAGGCTTGCTGAACAGTCCTGTTTACAAGTTTTTATGCAATATGGAATGGTTTTTATTATAAAATGCTATTAACAAAGAGTTTTGCCAGCATCGGATCAAACTGAGCTCCGGCGTTCTTCAGGATCTCCTCTGCCGCCGCCTTTGGCTCGAATGCAGCCCGATACGGCCGGTGGCTGGTCATCGCATTGTATGCGTCGGCAATCGCAATAATTCGTGCTTCTAATGGGATCTCAATCCCTTTTAAACCTTGAGGATAACCCGTCCCATCCCAGCGTTCGTGATGCCCCAGGATGGATTCGGCCAGATTGGCGTATTCTGGGATCGAATTGATAATATTATGGCCAATTTCCGGATGCCTTTTTATTTCGGCACGTTCAGAATCAGTTAAAACATCCTGCTTCGTGATGATACGCGGGTCAAGACTAACTTCCCCGATATTTCGAATGCGACTCAGGGTTTTAAGAGAACGAATACTTTCATCGCCTAAACGGACGGCGCGGCCGATTTCGGCGGCATAGAAGCTTACGGTTTCTGATTCAACTTTTTCGTTGGGATTTCGCTTGTAAAGCGTTTCAATAATGATTTGAACCAGAGGATGGAACGGTTTGTTCTCATTATCTTGACCATCATCCGATGCGTTAATCTCAGACGAGGGCTTAATATCAATATTAAGAGAATCCAACTGCGCATTGGCAGCGAGTTCATTAAGCCGTTTGACAAGGACTTGTGCTTGGGCAGCAGTTGTCTTAGGCAAAAGTATAACAATTTCTTCATCGCTGACCCTGGCGATAATATCATCGGTGCGGCATTCATCCTTAATAATCTTAGCAATCTTTTTAATTATCGAATTTGCTTTAGTAGTCCCAAGTTCCTGCCTCATTAGCTCCAGATGATTAATATCAATCACCGCAAGCGAAATCGGAAGATTTCTTTCCGTATTCAAACGTTTCAGCTCTTCTTCAAAAAAGCGGCGATTATATAGTCCGGTCACCGGATCGTGAAAATTAGCGTAATGGGCCCGGGCAATTTTTTTCTTGCCACTGACCGAGCCATTGATCAAGAAGACCATCCCATGAATGTGATTATCGTTGTCGGACACCGGTGCCGATTTGATTTTTACCGAACGTTTTTCACCATTCTTACATTGGATCGTACTGTTCTTGACCAATAAAATATCCCCAAGAGATTTGCCTATTACCTCATCGCTTGTCCAACCGGATAGGCCTTCGGCTTTCTTGCTGATAAGCTGGATCTTGTTTTGGTTGTCCGTCAAGATAACGGCATCATCGATAGTCGCTAATGTCGTTTTTAACCATACTTGCCCTGACTCCATCTCAACGTCTCCATTCACTAATCAATCGGATAATTATCCTTATCTTGATTATCGTCTATTACGAAATAATTATTTAGGGGAGAAAAACGGAGCAAATCCGATAAAATAGGAACTAACTAAGAATAATCACCCGTATTTCAGGTGGATGCTTTAACAAACAATAGGTAACAAAATATTCGAATAATTTCGACATAATAGTGATTTATTTTCTTCATCGATAGATAAAGACGGTATCGCTGAACTTATTTCGTTTTGCGACACCGTCGTTTATAGTTTATATTTTGTTTTAGCTTTCATTTTATTTATTTTTTGTTTTCAATTTCTGTTTTCAGTTTT is a genomic window containing:
- a CDS encoding Gmad2 immunoglobulin-like domain-containing protein, giving the protein MKMRNMMIATVIILMMAITGCQKNTEPAPNPNPEPTPAPETMNLAVYYLKESNNEIYLVREVHTVEKSEGVARAALNELVSGTPLTSGAYNVLPANTQILDITIEKGLATVDFSEEVLHANVGASGEALGIASIVNTLTEFSTIQKVRFTVKGSAEKGMDWWGHVGLYEQPFSRDLSSVNEPLIWVTEPTAEQAITSPLTIKGNAKIFEAVVSYRLKDSTGKILAQGHTMASAGAPERGDFKATLTFTPISTGKGVLEVFESSAKDGSDVNKVTIPVTW
- a CDS encoding heparan-alpha-glucosaminide N-acetyltransferase domain-containing protein, yielding MKKKSPNRIKALDFARALSVLLVFLTFVPEGPLYALYVKHAIWNGYHLIDFAFPSFVTLSGTAMAIAYSKKVPWLRLVRRFLLLILIGLLFNLLVTWNFSFSTLRFTGVLQVLAVTGLLTVIITRVSGRWIWPFSAGIVILAVYLILLIYTSRDIPGGLPIPGNNLSGMLDPLIFTNNHIYAQGRMGYDPEGVCTLFSAMASSLFGFTAGVFLKRDSIQWGFLKILALGVFLLALTVVLAHFIPINKRLWTPSFVTLTSGCSIMVLAISHLLWDTRIPVIDKISAPFYYPFDSIGRNAILIYFGSSMLYSVVRHVNVTIHSQSVTLFQIIYDWVNSWSTNPQLAFICLYTGFWVVIAMFLHWRKLYLTI
- a CDS encoding PIG-L deacetylase family protein; protein product: MKKQFLLPILFIAVLVTVLGVIWAISYGTNPVTPTEPAIPVEPSKPEVPSDEPAKPDTPTQACIFYVPHPDDEVLNMGAAIIEAQKHFDPVILVLLTKGTASATLNVVSEKLSLQGLAPLTRDELGESRLMDIRESAANLGIKPYNIYLNDLPDGQVSSEDVKDIILSFEAMYPRALHQTMTWDDTHPDHRAAGTALRELQVTDSVADARYIVFLLHWDQHPDASITAITSNEDKAKYEAALNAYHVWNPEEGRYSVGILSTKTAFDFAAGHKETHWIKLEQ
- a CDS encoding HD domain-containing phosphohydrolase, translated to MESGQVWLKTTLATIDDAVILTDNQNKIQLISKKAEGLSGWTSDEVIGKSLGDILLVKNSTIQCKNGEKRSVKIKSAPVSDNDNHIHGMVFLINGSVSGKKKIARAHYANFHDPVTGLYNRRFFEEELKRLNTERNLPISLAVIDINHLELMRQELGTTKANSIIKKIAKIIKDECRTDDIIARVSDEEIVILLPKTTAAQAQVLVKRLNELAANAQLDSLNIDIKPSSEINASDDGQDNENKPFHPLVQIIIETLYKRNPNEKVESETVSFYAAEIGRAVRLGDESIRSLKTLSRIRNIGEVSLDPRIITKQDVLTDSERAEIKRHPEIGHNIINSIPEYANLAESILGHHERWDGTGYPQGLKGIEIPLEARIIAIADAYNAMTSHRPYRAAFEPKAAAEEILKNAGAQFDPMLAKLFVNSIL